The Planococcus donghaensis genome contains a region encoding:
- a CDS encoding ubiquinol-cytochrome c reductase iron-sulfur subunit, with amino-acid sequence MSNNRVSRRQFLGYTLTGVGGFMAAGMLMPMVRFAVDPILQQHEGGDYVLTDQAVADITEEPVRVDFTFEQVDAWYKSEVTNSAWVYKEGDKLIALSPVCKHLGCTVNWSGDPEHPTQFFCPCHAGRYEKNGQNIPGTPPLGPLDEYQVKEQDGFVAIGAVRDNTLV; translated from the coding sequence ATGAGTAATAATCGTGTATCACGACGTCAATTTTTAGGCTACACTTTAACAGGTGTAGGTGGTTTCATGGCAGCAGGTATGTTGATGCCAATGGTTCGTTTTGCAGTAGACCCGATTCTTCAACAACATGAAGGCGGAGACTACGTTTTAACTGATCAAGCTGTAGCTGATATTACGGAAGAACCAGTACGTGTCGATTTCACTTTCGAACAAGTGGACGCATGGTATAAATCTGAAGTAACGAATTCAGCTTGGGTGTATAAAGAAGGCGATAAACTAATCGCACTTTCACCAGTTTGTAAACATTTAGGATGTACAGTAAACTGGTCGGGCGATCCAGAACACCCGACACAATTCTTCTGTCCATGTCACGCAGGCCGTTATGAGAAAAACGGACAAAACATCCCGGGAACACCGCCGCTTGGACCACTCGATGAGTACCAAGTAAAAGAACAAGATGGTTTTGTTGCAATCGGCGCAGTAAGAGACAACACACTAGTTTAA
- a CDS encoding menaquinol-cytochrome c reductase cytochrome b/c subunit produces MHRGKGMKFVGDSRVPSMEFRKPNVPKDYSEYPGKTEAFWPNFLLKEWMIGAVFLIGYLLLTVAHPSPLEGQADPTDTAYIPLPDWYFLFLYQLLKYEFASGPFNVVGAIIIPGLAFGALMLAPFLDRGPERRPSKRPLPTGFMILAIVSIIFLTWESVANHDWEAAEAQGKITQEVEIDTTDPGYEIYAGAACISCHGDNLEGAVGPALTGTGLSPEEIAEIAKNGIEEGGTLVMPAAWDGTDEDLQVLAEFISGLEAE; encoded by the coding sequence ATGCATCGCGGAAAAGGGATGAAATTTGTAGGGGATTCGCGTGTTCCGAGTATGGAATTCCGTAAGCCGAATGTTCCTAAAGATTACTCCGAATACCCTGGTAAAACAGAAGCTTTCTGGCCAAACTTCCTTTTGAAAGAATGGATGATTGGTGCAGTCTTCTTAATCGGTTATCTGCTTTTGACGGTTGCTCATCCTTCACCTCTTGAAGGTCAGGCTGATCCAACAGATACAGCATATATTCCTTTACCAGACTGGTATTTCTTGTTCTTATATCAATTACTGAAATACGAATTTGCATCCGGACCATTTAACGTGGTTGGAGCCATCATTATTCCAGGACTTGCTTTTGGAGCGCTAATGTTGGCACCATTCTTAGACCGCGGGCCGGAAAGACGCCCTTCGAAACGCCCATTGCCTACAGGATTTATGATTCTTGCTATCGTATCAATCATCTTCCTAACATGGGAATCAGTAGCAAACCATGACTGGGAAGCTGCTGAAGCACAAGGGAAAATTACGCAAGAAGTGGAAATCGATACAACTGACCCAGGATATGAAATTTATGCTGGCGCGGCTTGTATTAGTTGCCATGGTGATAACTTAGAAGGAGCAGTTGGACCAGCACTTACGGGTACAGGCTTATCTCCTGAAGAAATTGCTGAAATTGCTAAAAATGGTATTGAAGAAGGCGGAACGTTAGTGATGCCTGCAGCTTGGGATGGAACAGATGAAGATCTACAAGTTCTAGCTGAATTCATTTCAGGCCTTGAAGCAGAATAA
- a CDS encoding DUF2487 family protein, translated as MHFIGKEIDQYLNQQDYIDTAVVPLLQLDLSETGMKSSAGASEYLQNLTALLEKQFKGRILLLPPISYGKIANRQRIAEELSKELQQTKFKHVFYLTTDSEWRTIDSLKNVLWLPAIPMEDMDQSFKNSVMEDQLRQVLPLFTKEWSHHS; from the coding sequence ATGCATTTTATCGGCAAAGAAATAGATCAATATTTGAATCAACAAGATTATATAGATACAGCGGTGGTGCCACTTTTACAACTAGATTTAAGCGAAACAGGCATGAAGTCCAGTGCAGGCGCTTCTGAATACTTGCAAAACTTAACAGCTTTATTAGAAAAACAATTTAAAGGGCGGATACTTTTGCTTCCGCCTATTTCTTATGGCAAAATAGCAAATCGTCAGCGAATTGCAGAAGAACTGTCAAAAGAATTACAGCAAACAAAGTTCAAACATGTTTTTTATTTAACGACAGATTCAGAATGGCGAACGATTGATAGCCTGAAAAATGTTTTGTGGCTTCCAGCAATTCCAATGGAGGATATGGACCAATCCTTTAAAAATTCCGTTATGGAAGACCAGCTAAGACAGGTATTGCCGCTATTTACAAAAGAATGGTCACATCATTCATGA
- a CDS encoding ReoY family proteolytic degradation factor, whose protein sequence is MTASVSVGEKKQFVRWFLQSYKMKRRECIWILNYMLSNEDLLEKTHFVEEAHYCPRAMVMSSTDSKEIPFRFYKGNLMTADAEKSFHDLRLNPDEHLYIQLNFPSIPPPPLYLSVLEENPYIPEDASIDEQDRQIAEEILKESMSVFHEETIYKQIDEALDANDRERFFELSAMLQAFKAIKKDGE, encoded by the coding sequence ATGACCGCTTCAGTATCAGTAGGTGAAAAAAAGCAATTTGTCCGTTGGTTTTTACAATCTTACAAGATGAAAAGACGTGAATGCATTTGGATTTTAAACTATATGTTGAGCAACGAAGACCTGCTTGAAAAAACCCATTTTGTTGAAGAAGCGCATTATTGTCCGCGCGCAATGGTCATGTCCTCAACAGATTCAAAAGAAATTCCTTTTCGTTTTTATAAAGGGAATTTAATGACCGCAGATGCAGAAAAATCATTTCATGATTTGCGTTTAAATCCCGATGAACATTTGTATATCCAATTGAATTTTCCTAGCATTCCACCACCGCCTTTGTATTTATCGGTATTGGAAGAAAATCCATATATACCTGAAGATGCTTCTATCGATGAACAAGATCGTCAAATTGCTGAGGAAATTTTAAAAGAAAGTATGTCTGTTTTCCATGAGGAAACGATTTACAAACAAATTGACGAAGCATTAGATGCCAATGATCGCGAACGCTTTTTTGAACTGTCGGCGATGTTGCAGGCGTTCAAAGCCATAAAAAAAGACGGAGAGTGA
- the qcrB gene encoding menaquinol-cytochrome c reductase cytochrome b subunit, translating to MLNKLYDWVDERLDITPIWRDIADHEVPEHVNPAHHFSAFVYCFGGLTFFITVIQILSGMFLTMYYVPDIENAWQSVYYLQNEVAFGEIVRGMHHWGASLVVVMIFLHTLRVFFTGSYKKPRELNWVVGVLLFGVILGLSFTGYLLPWDMKALFATKVGIEIAASVPVIGESIKILLAGDSTILGAQTLTRFFAIHVFFLPAALLGLLAAHFIMIRRQGISGPL from the coding sequence GTGCTAAACAAGTTATATGATTGGGTTGATGAGCGATTAGACATTACGCCTATCTGGCGTGATATTGCTGACCATGAAGTACCTGAGCACGTAAACCCCGCACACCACTTTTCAGCATTTGTTTATTGTTTTGGGGGACTTACATTTTTCATTACAGTAATTCAGATCTTATCCGGTATGTTCTTAACAATGTATTATGTGCCAGATATTGAAAATGCTTGGCAGTCGGTTTACTATCTTCAAAACGAAGTTGCTTTTGGAGAAATCGTGCGTGGGATGCATCACTGGGGAGCTTCGCTTGTAGTTGTTATGATTTTCCTTCATACATTACGAGTATTCTTTACAGGTTCTTATAAGAAACCTCGTGAGCTAAACTGGGTAGTAGGCGTTCTACTATTCGGCGTAATCCTAGGATTAAGTTTCACAGGTTACTTGCTTCCATGGGATATGAAAGCTTTGTTTGCTACAAAAGTTGGGATTGAAATTGCAGCTTCTGTACCGGTAATCGGTGAATCGATCAAAATTCTATTGGCTGGGGACTCAACAATCCTTGGTGCACAGACTTTGACACGATTCTTCGCTATCCACGTCTTCTTCTTACCTGCAGCGTTGCTTGGGTTGCTAGCTGCTCACTTTATCATGATAAGAAGACAAGGTATTTCAGGACCGCTATAA
- a CDS encoding DUF1405 domain-containing protein: MLSFAIKISTWLMYRPFLILLFVVNLAGSIYGYIWYGWQLKITDPIFLVFVPDSPTASLFFTIVLGLWIFGKRNRLIEALAFVTLIKYGLWAVVMNLLTLWETGSIGWVGWMLVGSHFAMALQAILYIEHYRFGWLSVALTAIWTLHNDVIDYVFGQMPIYSRLSEYSSQIGYFTFWLSIVCVGFAFYVTHLNKSQSISVDQY, translated from the coding sequence ATGCTTTCCTTTGCGATTAAAATTTCTACTTGGTTAATGTACCGTCCATTTTTAATCTTATTATTTGTAGTAAACTTGGCGGGTTCGATTTATGGATACATATGGTATGGATGGCAATTAAAAATAACAGATCCGATTTTTTTGGTGTTTGTTCCAGATAGTCCGACAGCGAGCTTGTTTTTTACTATCGTGCTTGGGTTGTGGATATTTGGTAAACGAAATCGATTAATTGAAGCTTTAGCTTTTGTCACATTGATCAAATATGGCTTATGGGCAGTGGTCATGAATTTGCTTACTTTATGGGAAACCGGTTCAATCGGTTGGGTTGGCTGGATGTTAGTAGGATCTCACTTTGCGATGGCCCTGCAAGCGATTCTTTATATTGAACATTACCGTTTTGGTTGGTTATCCGTCGCTTTAACAGCCATATGGACGTTACATAACGATGTAATCGATTATGTGTTTGGTCAAATGCCGATCTATAGTAGATTAAGTGAGTATAGTAGCCAAATCGGTTACTTTACATTTTGGCTTTCTATCGTTTGTGTCGGATTTGCCTTTTATGTCACTCATTTGAACAAATCACAATCCATTTCAGTTGACCAATATTGA